The window GCTTGACTTTTTATGCATAAGAAAAAGGGTTTTCTTCAGGATGAAGGAGCCGGAGGGCGATGCCATCGATCCTCCTCTATGCATATCGGACTCCAATCGTCTCTTCAGCCTGGAATCCCTCAAGGCAGTGTGGCACGGCCATAAACTGGACTTTCTGAAAGCAGCGCATCTCGGACACGGAGCGCCCAACACCGAAGTTGTTCAGCTGAAGGATCAGCGGCGCAGCCGCATCCTCGATTACGCAAAGGACAAGAGACCGCTCATCCTCAACTTTGGCAGCTGCACCTGACCACCGTTCATGGCGCGTCTGAAGGCTTTCCAGGGAGTCGTGCAGAAGAACGAAGATATAGCAGACTCTGTAGTTGTGTATATCGAGGAAGCGCACCCCTCTGACGGCTGGATGAGCACTGACGCGCCCTATCAGATCCCCAAACACCGGTGTCTGGAGGACCGGCTGAGCGCTGCACAGCTGATGCACCTGGAGGTGCCCGGCTGCCTGGTCGTGGTCGACAGCATGGAAAACTCCTCCAACGCTGCGTACGGAGCCTATTTTGACCGACTTTACATACTGCAGGAGGGAAAGATAGTTTACCAGGGTGGCAGAGGACCTGAGGGGTATCGGATCACAGAGCTCAGAGACTGGCTGGATCAATACAGAGAAAAGCTGGAAAAATCCAGTAATCTAGTTATTAATGTGTAGATTCATTCTCATGTTTTAGAGCTGCTATGACgaaaacaaaaatgctgcagatgtttcagtaTTAGAACTCCAATTAGATAGATTTTCTCCGTCAATAACGGTTTaggtgtatttatttttgatatggTCGGATCAAAGTAATTTGTTCAACATTGTAGGATGTACTGCAGTAGGCTCCTTCATGTCATATTGGACATCTGTCCTGTTAGGATCCACCCACAAAAATTGTTAGTTTGTCTGGACCTTGTTTGTGAACAAAATTATTTGTGtcaaaacttttgtttttatttcttctcctCGTGTAAATGCGCCTTTAATGAATCAGTCAGGATCTTGATATGTGCGCATCACCGTGCTCGTCAGTATTATCGTGAAGTTCGGTTTTTAAACGGCTGAATCCAGAGAACCGATACTGATGTTTTTCATACTGGAGATCATGGTGAAGGTGTTGCTCTCTGCACTGCATGGCACAACtgttttgtaaatattgttCCGTTTTATGgatatatttttcatacaatAAAATGCTTTGATCTACTCATTCATTGCAggcctcttttcttttcaacaaaATACTTAAATTGTGTAAGTTGCACTATTGTTGTTTACATGCAAGGTTGGGAgctggtgtgtttttctttttattctcttttttgcAATAACAGCATGCTGTGCATAGATTTTACAGTAATTTGGTCTCTTATAGTAATAAGACAAAAGGATGAATGTTCAATTTCCTGCACAATAAAGCACAACAGGCCTCATGGATTCCTCAAGAAATCTCCTTTCTGAAGTGCAGTCCCAGAAATTGGTGTGGAGAAGCAGAAAATATGAAATCACTTCAAAAATAAGATCTCCCAAAATCTCCATACAGAAAAAGACTTAAAAAACAGCaattattgcattattttaaTGCAGATCCTTGCTGATTCACAAACAACCAAGTTATTCTCAAAGTGAAGAGCAACAAAAATCTtcaaacttgtgtttttttcaagAGCATTGTCTAATTTTGGCAGAGGTTTTTAATTTGACATATTTTTTCTcaacttaaaatatttttgttttctgagtcaGCAGTCATTTTCACACAGTAAATGCTCCAGTTTTTTCTAAACTCAACTATGTCCTGCAAACACGTTTAGTCTTTGCAAGCAGGAGGTAATTAGTGGTCAGgcacctttttaaaactgtatagATAGTGATTATAGGTGCTTGGTTAATACTGTGGC is drawn from Siniperca chuatsi isolate FFG_IHB_CAS linkage group LG15, ASM2008510v1, whole genome shotgun sequence and contains these coding sequences:
- the dio3a gene encoding iodothyronine deiodinase 3a, whose translation is MNTIKAIKNAIVCLILLPRFLMAAVMFWLLDFLCIRKRVFFRMKEPEGDAIDPPLCISDSNRLFSLESLKAVWHGHKLDFLKAAHLGHGAPNTEVVQLKDQRRSRILDYAKDKRPLILNFGSCTUPPFMARLKAFQGVVQKNEDIADSVVVYIEEAHPSDGWMSTDAPYQIPKHRCLEDRLSAAQLMHLEVPGCLVVVDSMENSSNAAYGAYFDRLYILQEGKIVYQGGRGPEGYRITELRDWLDQYREKLEKSSNLVINV